The following coding sequences lie in one Rothia sp. SD9660Na genomic window:
- the coxB gene encoding cytochrome c oxidase subunit II translates to MSSQHRTSSKGLKGKAVAAATAVSALLLTGCSEQASVGWLPTQRGVTDNADTIMDLWIGTWIAALAVGLVTWGLMLWCIIAYRRRKYETGYPRQVSYHAPLEIFYTAIPIILIVSFFTFSDRAERDITAPKSETADVTIEVYGKQWAWDFNYLDENVYFAGVQARLDKEGNVGVEETLPTLYLPVNSTVDLQLKSRDVIHSFWIPAFLEKRDTIPGMTNHMYFTTGSEPARYQGKCAELCGEYHSEMLFNVEVVSQEDYDAYIQSLEDEGNIGRLGDEYNRNPNMNTNN, encoded by the coding sequence GTGAGTTCGCAGCATCGAACCAGCAGCAAGGGGCTTAAGGGCAAGGCAGTAGCCGCTGCCACAGCCGTTTCAGCGCTGCTCTTGACCGGTTGTTCAGAACAGGCATCAGTGGGCTGGCTGCCCACTCAGCGTGGTGTAACCGATAACGCCGATACCATCATGGACCTCTGGATTGGTACATGGATCGCCGCGTTGGCTGTGGGTCTTGTGACCTGGGGCCTCATGCTTTGGTGCATCATCGCCTACCGCCGTCGCAAGTACGAAACCGGCTACCCCCGCCAGGTGAGCTACCACGCTCCGCTGGAAATTTTCTACACCGCTATCCCGATCATCCTGATCGTCAGCTTCTTCACCTTCTCAGACCGTGCCGAGCGCGACATCACCGCTCCCAAGTCTGAAACCGCCGATGTCACCATCGAGGTTTACGGTAAGCAGTGGGCATGGGACTTCAACTACCTCGACGAAAACGTCTACTTTGCCGGCGTCCAGGCTCGCCTCGACAAAGAAGGCAACGTAGGCGTTGAGGAAACCCTCCCCACCCTCTACCTGCCGGTCAACTCAACCGTAGACCTGCAGCTCAAGTCCCGTGACGTCATCCACTCCTTCTGGATTCCCGCCTTCCTTGAGAAGCGCGACACCATTCCCGGCATGACCAACCACATGTACTTCACCACCGGTTCCGAGCCCGCTCGCTACCAGGGTAAGTGCGCCGAACTCTGCGGTGAGTACCACTCAGAGATGCTCTTCAACGTTGAAGTTGTCAGCCAGGAAGACTACGACGCCTACATCCAGTCACTGGAAGATGAAGGCAACATTGGCCGTCTGGGTGACGAGTACAACCGTAACCCCAACATGAACACCAACAACTAA
- a CDS encoding isoprenyl transferase, which translates to MTPVKPYSHPSGAVAPTIPRKFVPQHVAVVMDGNGRWANERGLPRNEGHRAGEAALLDVVAGAIEMGIPYVSAYAFSTENWRRSPDEVAFLMRFSSEVLERQLETLKSWGVRIRWAGRRPKLWKSVINLLEKCEEETKHNTLCTLTMCVNYGGRAEIADAAALIAEDVAAGRLKPKHVNEKIFQNYLDEPDLPDVDLFLRTSGEQRFSNFLLWQSAYAEMVFMNVLWPDVDRTVLWQAVEEYARRDRRYGGAVDKVTQP; encoded by the coding sequence ATGACACCGGTGAAGCCCTACAGCCACCCCAGCGGCGCTGTAGCCCCTACGATTCCGCGCAAGTTCGTGCCCCAGCACGTGGCCGTGGTCATGGACGGCAATGGACGCTGGGCCAACGAACGCGGCCTACCCCGCAATGAGGGCCACCGGGCTGGTGAAGCAGCCCTGCTCGATGTAGTAGCTGGTGCTATCGAAATGGGTATTCCCTATGTTTCTGCCTACGCGTTTTCAACCGAGAACTGGCGCCGCAGCCCCGACGAGGTTGCCTTCCTCATGCGGTTCTCTTCTGAGGTTCTAGAACGTCAGCTAGAGACCCTCAAGAGCTGGGGGGTTCGTATCCGCTGGGCTGGCCGTCGGCCCAAGCTCTGGAAGTCGGTTATCAACCTGCTCGAAAAGTGCGAAGAAGAAACCAAGCACAACACCCTGTGCACCCTGACTATGTGCGTCAACTACGGGGGTAGGGCAGAAATTGCGGACGCCGCCGCCCTGATTGCCGAGGACGTCGCAGCTGGCCGTCTCAAGCCCAAGCACGTCAACGAAAAAATCTTCCAGAACTACCTCGACGAGCCTGACCTGCCCGACGTTGATCTTTTCCTCCGCACCTCTGGTGAACAGCGTTTCTCTAACTTCCTTCTCTGGCAGAGCGCCTATGCCGAGATGGTCTTTATGAACGTGCTCTGGCCCGATGTTGACCGTACGGTACTGTGGCAGGCGGTAGAAGAATACGCTCGCCGTGACCGCCGCTACGGTGGGGCCGTTGATAAGGTGACCCAACCCTAA
- a CDS encoding DUF3043 domain-containing protein, with product MVADATPVASETPETTQPGYTAPKGRPTPSRKEREAARRTPLVPADRKAAKDAQREADREFRAKQQQALQTGDERYLPANDRGPQRRYIRDYVDARFNVGDIMIIVILAVFIVGLFSPSMQQYTILLMWGMILLWVIDYIIMWRGLKKKLTEKFGSIEPRSGFYAFNRVMMVRRFRLPKPQVKRGEYPK from the coding sequence GTGGTTGCCGACGCTACCCCGGTAGCAAGCGAAACCCCTGAAACCACCCAGCCGGGGTACACCGCGCCCAAGGGGCGTCCTACTCCCTCCCGTAAAGAACGTGAAGCTGCCCGCCGCACTCCCCTGGTTCCCGCAGACCGTAAGGCTGCAAAGGATGCCCAGCGTGAAGCTGACCGTGAGTTCCGGGCAAAGCAGCAGCAGGCCCTGCAAACCGGCGATGAGCGCTACCTGCCCGCCAACGATCGTGGCCCCCAGCGCCGCTACATCCGCGACTACGTTGATGCCCGTTTCAACGTAGGTGACATCATGATCATCGTTATTCTAGCTGTCTTCATCGTGGGCCTTTTCTCCCCCAGCATGCAGCAGTACACCATCTTGCTGATGTGGGGCATGATTTTGCTCTGGGTTATCGACTACATAATTATGTGGCGCGGGCTCAAGAAGAAGTTGACCGAAAAGTTTGGCTCCATTGAGCCCCGCTCCGGCTTCTACGCCTTCAACCGCGTCATGATGGTTCGTCGTTTCCGCCTACCCAAGCCTCAGGTTAAGCGCGGCGAATACCCCAAGTAA
- a CDS encoding cytochrome c oxidase subunit 4, with protein sequence MKLLAKIFGFIGVFLIPVGIVYGLMTDFTEWAGFPAILATAVMCLFLWYFLNFTDKKHPDMPYENLEGEIADGAGDYGFYSPWSWWPLFIGAACTIVVVGLAIDWWIVLIAIPFAAAAVLGWVYEYNRGDHAH encoded by the coding sequence GTGAAACTTCTTGCTAAGATTTTCGGTTTCATCGGCGTCTTCCTGATTCCCGTTGGCATCGTCTACGGTCTGATGACTGACTTCACCGAGTGGGCCGGTTTCCCCGCGATTCTGGCTACCGCCGTGATGTGTCTCTTCCTCTGGTACTTCCTGAACTTCACCGACAAGAAGCACCCCGACATGCCTTACGAGAACCTCGAAGGTGAAATCGCTGATGGCGCTGGCGACTACGGCTTCTACTCACCGTGGTCATGGTGGCCCCTCTTCATCGGTGCTGCTTGCACCATCGTTGTTGTAGGTCTGGCTATCGACTGGTGGATTGTACTCATCGCCATCCCCTTCGCAGCAGCAGCTGTTCTGGGTTGGGTTTACGAATACAACCGCGGCGACCACGCCCACTAA
- the recO gene encoding DNA repair protein RecO has product MTSALSTTKTIRDNAIVLRTQDLGEHDRIIILATRQRGILHAVARGVRKSSSKIGARLEPFMLVDISVAPGKNLATISQVVTRRAYLGLIINDYTRYTVAAVLAEVAEQLLNHEQECLEEQFTLLAGALSALARGTYPPHRVLDSYLLRALHRAGWSMAIGACAACGSLDDLTYFSPSLGVLCTGCARTGDFPQLSPLAPEEPAYLAALATGDWPGILNEHPPALRQRAERHIMDYVQWQLERPLKTLTTLEKEI; this is encoded by the coding sequence GTGACTTCAGCGCTATCTACGACTAAGACCATTCGTGATAACGCTATTGTTTTGCGTACCCAGGATCTGGGGGAGCACGACCGCATTATTATCCTGGCTACCCGGCAGCGGGGGATTCTACATGCAGTAGCGAGGGGGGTGCGCAAGAGTAGCTCAAAGATTGGTGCCCGACTCGAGCCCTTTATGCTGGTCGATATTTCGGTGGCCCCCGGCAAAAACCTCGCCACGATTTCGCAGGTTGTTACCCGCCGAGCCTATTTGGGGCTGATTATCAACGATTACACCCGATACACGGTCGCGGCTGTCTTAGCCGAGGTGGCAGAGCAACTTCTCAACCACGAGCAAGAGTGCTTAGAGGAGCAGTTCACGCTGTTAGCCGGTGCCCTCTCAGCCCTAGCGCGGGGCACCTACCCGCCCCACCGCGTCCTTGATTCCTACCTGCTACGAGCCCTTCACAGGGCGGGCTGGAGTATGGCCATTGGTGCCTGTGCCGCCTGCGGCAGCCTGGATGACCTCACCTATTTTTCCCCCTCCCTGGGGGTGCTGTGTACCGGGTGTGCGCGCACCGGGGACTTCCCCCAGCTCAGCCCCTTGGCTCCTGAAGAACCGGCCTATTTAGCGGCTCTAGCCACCGGCGACTGGCCCGGTATTTTGAATGAGCACCCACCCGCACTCCGGCAGAGGGCAGAACGGCATATCATGGACTATGTGCAGTGGCAGCTTGAGCGGCCGCTCAAAACCCTGACCACCCTAGAGAAGGAAATCTAG
- a CDS encoding iron-sulfur cluster assembly accessory protein, with translation MSEAVLEDLPTHGVNLTEVAAGKVRSLLEQEGRTDLRLRIAVQPGGCSGLIYQLYFDERVLDGDAVRDFDGVEVIVDRMSVPYLDGSTIDFEDTIQKQGFSIDNPNAQGSCACGDSFH, from the coding sequence ATGTCTGAGGCAGTACTTGAAGATCTCCCCACTCACGGCGTTAACCTCACCGAGGTTGCAGCCGGTAAGGTTCGTTCCCTGCTTGAGCAGGAAGGACGCACCGACCTGCGCCTACGCATCGCCGTCCAGCCCGGCGGTTGTTCAGGCCTGATTTACCAGCTCTACTTCGATGAGCGCGTGCTCGACGGCGACGCCGTCCGTGACTTCGACGGCGTAGAAGTCATCGTTGACCGCATGAGTGTTCCCTACCTGGACGGCTCAACCATCGACTTCGAAGACACCATTCAGAAGCAGGGGTTCTCCATCGATAACCCCAATGCCCAGGGCTCCTGCGCCTGTGGAGATTCCTTCCACTAA
- a CDS encoding quinone-dependent dihydroorotate dehydrogenase, giving the protein MRIYPTLFKLFFKPMDTEKAHHVGMWGVQTLRRTGISRLGGRYFAPHPSLATEVMGLSFPSPFGVAAGFDKGGKAIPALGNLGFGHIEIGTITGQAQPGNPQPRLFRLVDDKAIINRMGFNNDGAAAAGPRVAAARADLEAEYRGKVRPVIGVNIGKTKVVALEDAIEDYLVSTRVLAPQADYLAVNVSSPNTPGLRDLQAIETLEPLLEAVRAEADRVVQGRRVPLVVKIAPDLADEDIKDVAAMALRLGLDGIIATNTTIARDGLGLVIPQAKVEEIGAGGLSGEPLKKRSLEVLRLLKAEVGDQLALISVGGVTTAQDVADRLDAGANLVQGYSAFIYEGPLWAAHINRGLLKLRKTR; this is encoded by the coding sequence ATGCGGATCTACCCAACCCTGTTCAAACTCTTCTTCAAACCCATGGACACCGAGAAGGCGCACCATGTGGGCATGTGGGGGGTGCAGACCCTTCGCCGCACCGGTATTTCTCGTCTGGGGGGGCGCTACTTTGCGCCTCACCCGTCACTGGCTACCGAGGTCATGGGCCTTTCCTTCCCTTCCCCCTTCGGTGTTGCCGCTGGTTTTGATAAGGGCGGTAAGGCAATTCCGGCGCTTGGTAACCTGGGCTTTGGGCACATTGAAATCGGTACGATTACCGGTCAGGCTCAGCCGGGTAACCCCCAGCCCCGTCTTTTCCGCCTGGTAGATGATAAGGCCATTATTAACCGCATGGGCTTCAATAACGACGGTGCGGCAGCAGCTGGGCCCCGTGTTGCAGCTGCCCGTGCGGACCTTGAAGCCGAATATCGGGGTAAGGTACGCCCCGTCATTGGTGTCAATATTGGTAAAACCAAGGTGGTAGCCCTTGAGGACGCCATTGAGGACTACCTGGTGAGCACTCGGGTTCTTGCACCTCAGGCTGACTATCTTGCTGTGAATGTCAGCTCGCCGAATACCCCGGGGCTGCGTGACCTTCAGGCGATTGAGACCCTTGAACCTCTACTTGAGGCTGTACGTGCTGAAGCCGACCGCGTCGTGCAGGGTCGCCGTGTGCCCCTGGTCGTGAAGATTGCTCCTGATCTGGCCGATGAAGATATTAAGGACGTTGCCGCGATGGCTCTGCGTCTGGGGTTAGACGGCATTATCGCCACGAACACCACGATTGCCCGTGATGGGCTGGGCCTGGTTATCCCTCAAGCTAAGGTTGAGGAAATTGGTGCGGGTGGCCTCTCAGGCGAGCCCCTCAAGAAGCGTTCCCTTGAGGTTCTCCGCCTGCTGAAGGCTGAGGTGGGGGACCAGCTGGCACTTATCTCGGTAGGTGGCGTTACCACCGCTCAGGACGTCGCCGACCGCCTGGATGCGGGCGCCAATCTGGTGCAGGGTTACTCTGCTTTCATCTACGAAGGCCCCCTATGGGCAGCTCATATTAATCGCGGACTATTGAAATTGCGGAAAACCCGCTAG
- the leuA gene encoding 2-isopropylmalate synthase → MKNFQKPSPMPVHKYVPFDQQIQVSLPDRTWPNKTMTKAPRWCAVDLRDGNQALIDPMDTERKLAMFKLLVKMGYKEIEVGFPSASATDFNFVRTLIEEGHIPNDVTIQVLVQCREHLIQKTFEAIDGAPKAIVHFYNSTSVLQRRVVFNQDQDGILDIALTGARLCKKYEEQLAGDTKITYEYSPESFTGTELEYAVRVCNAVTDELGIGEGNEVIINLPATVEMATPNVYADSVEWVSHNLTNREHVILSLHPHNDRGTGVAAAELGYLAGADRIEGCLFGNGERTGNVDLITLGLNMYTQGIDPEIDFSDIDEIRRTVEYCNQLPVHERSPYGGDLVFTAFSGSHQDAIKKGFERMEKDAAEQGKSVDDLVWAVPYLPIDPKDLGRTYEAVIRVNSQSGKGGVAYLLKKDFGLDLPKRAQQEFSAIVQAQTDAQGGEVESKALWDIFADEYLPSREADARWGKYRIESLSIDSEEHGETTMRVGLNIAGHTYNRMGQGSGPIEALQSILAKEGVDVRVLDYSEHTLASAASAQAASYIEAAVGSRVLWGVGIDSSTTRASLKAMISAVNRALRDSAE, encoded by the coding sequence ATGAAAAACTTTCAGAAGCCCTCACCCATGCCTGTGCACAAGTACGTGCCATTTGACCAGCAGATTCAGGTTTCCCTGCCCGACCGCACCTGGCCTAACAAGACTATGACAAAGGCCCCCCGCTGGTGCGCTGTTGACCTGCGTGACGGTAACCAGGCCCTGATTGACCCCATGGATACCGAGCGCAAGCTGGCCATGTTCAAGCTCTTAGTCAAGATGGGCTACAAGGAAATTGAGGTTGGCTTCCCCTCAGCTTCAGCCACCGACTTTAACTTCGTGCGTACCCTCATCGAGGAGGGCCACATTCCCAACGACGTCACCATTCAGGTGCTGGTGCAGTGCCGTGAGCACCTGATTCAGAAGACTTTTGAGGCTATCGACGGGGCCCCCAAGGCTATCGTCCACTTCTACAACTCCACCTCTGTACTGCAGCGCCGCGTGGTTTTCAACCAGGACCAGGACGGCATCTTGGATATTGCCCTCACCGGTGCCCGTCTCTGCAAGAAGTACGAAGAGCAGCTGGCTGGCGACACCAAGATCACCTACGAGTACTCGCCTGAGTCCTTCACCGGCACCGAGCTGGAGTACGCGGTGCGGGTCTGCAACGCTGTCACCGATGAGCTGGGTATTGGCGAAGGTAACGAGGTTATTATCAATCTCCCGGCCACCGTTGAGATGGCTACCCCTAACGTGTATGCCGACTCCGTAGAGTGGGTCAGCCACAACCTGACCAACCGGGAGCACGTTATTCTCTCCCTGCACCCCCACAACGACCGGGGCACCGGTGTAGCTGCGGCCGAGCTGGGTTACCTGGCCGGCGCAGACCGTATCGAGGGCTGCCTCTTTGGTAATGGCGAGCGCACCGGCAATGTCGACCTGATTACCCTGGGCCTGAACATGTACACCCAGGGTATCGACCCCGAAATTGATTTCTCCGATATCGACGAGATTCGTCGAACCGTTGAGTACTGCAACCAGCTGCCCGTCCACGAGCGTTCCCCCTACGGCGGCGACCTGGTCTTTACCGCCTTCTCAGGCTCCCACCAGGACGCCATCAAGAAGGGCTTCGAGCGTATGGAGAAGGACGCTGCCGAGCAGGGTAAGAGCGTCGATGATTTGGTTTGGGCTGTTCCCTACCTGCCCATTGACCCCAAGGATCTGGGCCGCACCTACGAGGCTGTGATTCGTGTGAACTCCCAGTCGGGCAAGGGTGGTGTGGCCTATCTGCTCAAGAAGGACTTTGGGCTCGATTTGCCCAAGCGCGCCCAGCAGGAGTTCTCTGCTATTGTGCAGGCTCAGACCGATGCCCAGGGTGGCGAGGTTGAGAGCAAGGCCCTGTGGGATATTTTTGCCGATGAGTACCTGCCGAGCAGGGAGGCGGACGCCCGCTGGGGTAAGTACCGCATTGAATCGCTCTCTATTGACTCTGAGGAGCACGGAGAGACCACCATGCGGGTGGGCCTAAATATTGCTGGCCATACCTACAATCGTATGGGTCAGGGTAGCGGCCCCATTGAGGCCCTGCAGTCAATTTTGGCCAAGGAGGGCGTGGACGTCCGCGTGCTCGACTACTCAGAGCACACCCTGGCTTCTGCTGCGAGCGCCCAGGCAGCCTCGTACATTGAGGCGGCGGTGGGTAGCCGGGTGCTGTGGGGTGTCGGTATCGACAGTTCAACTACCCGTGCTTCACTCAAGGCGATGATTTCAGCGGTGAACCGCGCGCTGCGTGACTCTGCTGAGTAG
- a CDS encoding M20/M25/M40 family metallo-hydrolase produces the protein MTTHDFDFSARPALATYIEENFEAQLEHLAELVAIPSVAWESFDLTEVQRSAEKVKSLAEEAGFESVEILSATYGEGQQGMPAVVAHSPAAPGFPTFLLYAHHDVQPAGDRSLWETKPFVATRKGDRLYGRGAADDKAGVIAHLAAYKAAREVLGDDFKVGVTLFIEGEEEAGSPSFDSFLHTYRDKLAGDYIVVADSANWKTGVPALTAGLRGVASGDISVRVSSHSVHSGMFGGPLLDANTVLIQLLATLHDTQGSVVVEGLVTAPEPDVEYPEADFRTDSGILDSMKLAGQGSISSRLWSQPAISVIGMDITSVAESSNTIAATAKARISVRLAPGQDPAAAHQALAEHFARHNHHGAEVTYHAEDSGQPYQADLSGSGAQLALAALGEAWGVEPVTTGMGGSIPFIATLTEVYPEAHILITGIEDPDTRAHSANESLFIPDFQKAILAEALMLAAAHTAN, from the coding sequence ATGACAACACACGATTTTGATTTTTCTGCCCGCCCGGCTCTAGCAACCTACATCGAGGAGAACTTTGAAGCTCAGCTTGAACATCTAGCTGAGCTCGTGGCGATCCCTTCTGTCGCCTGGGAGTCTTTTGATCTTACCGAAGTACAGCGCAGTGCTGAAAAGGTGAAGAGCCTGGCAGAGGAAGCCGGTTTTGAAAGCGTTGAGATTCTCTCAGCAACCTACGGGGAAGGCCAGCAGGGTATGCCTGCGGTCGTAGCCCACTCACCGGCTGCGCCTGGTTTCCCCACCTTCTTGCTGTATGCCCACCACGATGTACAGCCAGCTGGCGACCGCTCCCTCTGGGAGACCAAGCCTTTTGTCGCCACTCGTAAGGGCGATCGTCTCTACGGCCGCGGAGCTGCGGACGACAAGGCCGGCGTCATCGCCCATCTGGCCGCTTATAAGGCTGCGCGTGAAGTACTGGGCGACGACTTTAAGGTTGGCGTTACCCTCTTTATCGAGGGTGAGGAAGAGGCCGGTTCCCCCAGCTTTGATAGCTTCCTGCATACCTACCGCGACAAGCTTGCTGGCGACTACATCGTTGTAGCAGACTCGGCTAACTGGAAAACCGGCGTACCGGCCCTTACCGCGGGCCTGCGTGGTGTAGCGAGCGGTGATATTTCTGTACGTGTGAGCAGCCACTCGGTTCACTCCGGCATGTTCGGCGGGCCCCTGTTGGACGCCAATACCGTCCTTATCCAGCTACTAGCCACCCTGCATGATACTCAAGGTTCAGTTGTAGTTGAAGGTTTGGTTACTGCACCTGAACCTGACGTTGAATACCCTGAGGCTGATTTCCGCACTGATTCTGGCATTCTCGACAGCATGAAACTGGCAGGTCAGGGTTCCATTTCCTCCCGCCTCTGGTCCCAACCCGCTATCTCTGTCATCGGCATGGACATCACCTCGGTTGCCGAGTCCTCAAATACTATTGCTGCTACAGCCAAGGCGCGCATCAGCGTCCGTCTGGCTCCCGGCCAGGATCCCGCTGCGGCCCACCAGGCACTTGCCGAGCACTTTGCCCGCCACAACCATCACGGGGCAGAGGTGACTTACCATGCCGAAGACTCCGGTCAGCCCTACCAGGCCGACCTTTCTGGCAGCGGCGCCCAGCTAGCCCTGGCGGCGCTGGGGGAGGCCTGGGGGGTTGAGCCTGTCACCACCGGCATGGGCGGGTCCATTCCCTTCATTGCGACCCTTACCGAGGTCTACCCCGAGGCCCACATTCTGATTACCGGCATCGAAGACCCCGACACCCGTGCCCACAGCGCCAATGAGTCTCTGTTTATCCCCGACTTCCAAAAGGCAATCCTGGCTGAAGCCCTCATGCTGGCGGCAGCTCACACCGCCAACTAG
- the ctaD gene encoding cytochrome c oxidase subunit I has product MTTLEYSAETTGSVVPRVVPKSKGRIIVNWLTSTDHKTIGYMYLIAAFIFFCFAGVMALLMRLELFTPGMQFLETKEQFNQLFTMHGTLMLLMFGTPLFTGFANVLVPLQIGAPDVAFPRLNSLAFWFFLFGSLVAIAGFLTPQGAASFGWFAYAPLNSTTYSPSVGGDLWIFGLALQGFGTIMGGVNFLTTILCMRAPGMTMWRMSVFTWTTLITAILIIMIFPPLASALFALGMDRRLGGHIFDPENGGAVLWQHLFWFFGHPEVYVLALPFFGIVSEIIPVFSRKPIFGYKGLIFATIAIAALSVTVWAHHMYVTGAVMLPFFSFMTMLIGIPTGVKFFNWIGTMWQGSITFETPMLWVIGFLITFLFGGITGIILATPPLDFHLSDSYFVVAHFHYVIFGTLVFGMFAALYFWWPKFTGKMLNERLGKIHFWLLFIGFHMTFLIQHWLGVDGMPRRYADYMPEDGFTWMNQLSTVGSMILAISMIPWFWNVYTTARNGKRVEVDDPWGFGGSLEWATSCPPPRHNFTALPRIRSERPALDLHHPELSTNNDIAAAARQATAR; this is encoded by the coding sequence GTGACTACTCTTGAGTATTCAGCTGAGACAACCGGTAGCGTTGTCCCGCGGGTGGTTCCTAAGTCCAAGGGACGAATCATCGTCAATTGGCTGACTTCCACCGACCACAAGACCATCGGGTACATGTACCTGATCGCCGCGTTTATTTTCTTCTGCTTTGCCGGTGTCATGGCTCTGCTTATGCGCCTGGAGCTCTTCACCCCCGGTATGCAGTTCCTCGAAACCAAGGAACAGTTCAACCAGCTCTTCACCATGCACGGCACCCTGATGCTGCTCATGTTTGGTACCCCGCTGTTCACCGGTTTCGCTAACGTCCTGGTACCCCTGCAGATTGGTGCACCCGACGTTGCCTTCCCCCGCCTGAACTCCCTGGCCTTCTGGTTCTTCCTGTTCGGCTCACTGGTAGCCATCGCTGGCTTCCTCACCCCCCAGGGTGCAGCGTCCTTCGGCTGGTTCGCATATGCCCCCTTGAACAGCACCACCTACAGCCCCTCTGTCGGCGGTGACCTCTGGATCTTCGGCCTGGCTCTTCAGGGCTTCGGCACCATCATGGGTGGCGTTAACTTCCTGACCACCATCCTCTGCATGCGCGCCCCCGGCATGACCATGTGGCGTATGTCGGTCTTCACCTGGACCACCCTGATTACCGCAATCCTGATCATCATGATCTTCCCGCCGCTGGCGTCCGCCCTGTTCGCCCTCGGTATGGATCGCCGTCTCGGTGGCCACATCTTTGACCCCGAAAACGGTGGCGCCGTCCTCTGGCAGCACCTCTTCTGGTTCTTCGGTCACCCCGAGGTTTACGTTCTGGCTCTGCCCTTCTTCGGCATCGTTTCAGAAATCATCCCCGTCTTCTCACGTAAGCCGATTTTCGGTTACAAGGGTCTGATTTTTGCAACCATCGCTATTGCGGCTCTGTCAGTTACTGTTTGGGCACACCACATGTACGTTACCGGCGCGGTCATGCTGCCCTTCTTCTCCTTCATGACCATGCTGATCGGTATTCCTACCGGCGTGAAGTTCTTCAACTGGATCGGTACCATGTGGCAGGGGTCCATCACCTTTGAGACCCCCATGCTCTGGGTTATCGGCTTCCTGATTACCTTCCTCTTCGGTGGTATTACCGGTATTATCCTGGCAACCCCGCCGCTAGACTTCCACCTGTCAGATTCCTACTTCGTGGTCGCTCACTTCCACTACGTCATCTTCGGTACCCTCGTCTTTGGTATGTTCGCAGCACTCTACTTCTGGTGGCCCAAGTTCACCGGCAAGATGCTGAACGAGCGCCTGGGCAAGATTCACTTCTGGCTGCTCTTCATCGGCTTCCACATGACCTTCCTCATCCAGCACTGGCTCGGTGTCGACGGCATGCCCCGCCGCTACGCAGACTACATGCCTGAAGATGGCTTCACCTGGATGAACCAGCTCTCAACCGTAGGCTCCATGATTCTGGCAATCTCCATGATTCCCTGGTTCTGGAACGTCTACACCACCGCCCGCAACGGTAAGCGTGTTGAGGTTGATGACCCCTGGGGCTTCGGTGGCTCACTGGAATGGGCAACTTCTTGCCCGCCCCCGCGTCACAACTTCACCGCCCTGCCCCGTATCCGTTCAGAGCGTCCTGCACTTGACCTGCACCACCCTGAACTGTCCACCAACAACGACATCGCTGCAGCAGCCCGCCAGGCAACTGCACGCTAG